From one Pontibacillus sp. HMF3514 genomic stretch:
- the pstC gene encoding phosphate ABC transporter permease subunit PstC, which produces MGDFKDKQKIDVQQMINNKKSKQNKLQIIEKIVPVFLFLCAALSILTTVGILFTLLRESITFFGQNGFMNFITGTTWNPWTGKFGVLPLIAGTLLITVISIGVALPIGLASAIFLSEYASDKVRRTIKPTLEVLAGIPTVVYGYFAVTFVTPILQVIFPEMDIFNALSAGLVVGIMIVPMIASLAEDAMNSVPNGLREGALALGCTRFEVAWKVVVPAAFSGIVAATVLAISRAIGETMIVTIAAGATPNLTFNPLVSIETLTAFIVQGIKGDTTFGSNIYYSVYAVGMTLFVFTLGMNLLSQYIARKFREEY; this is translated from the coding sequence ATGGGTGATTTCAAGGACAAACAAAAAATTGACGTCCAACAAATGATTAATAATAAAAAATCTAAACAAAACAAACTACAAATTATAGAAAAAATCGTACCCGTCTTTTTATTCTTATGCGCAGCATTGTCCATTTTAACAACAGTAGGTATTTTATTTACGTTGTTACGGGAATCCATTACATTCTTTGGGCAAAACGGATTTATGAATTTTATAACAGGTACCACATGGAATCCTTGGACAGGTAAATTTGGAGTGCTACCTCTTATTGCAGGTACCTTACTCATTACGGTTATATCAATTGGTGTTGCTTTACCGATTGGATTAGCTTCAGCCATTTTCTTGAGTGAATATGCAAGTGATAAAGTAAGAAGAACGATTAAGCCAACATTAGAAGTTTTAGCAGGAATCCCTACCGTAGTATACGGTTATTTTGCTGTAACGTTTGTTACGCCGATTTTACAAGTAATATTTCCTGAGATGGATATCTTTAATGCCTTAAGTGCAGGTTTAGTAGTAGGTATAATGATTGTACCTATGATTGCATCATTAGCTGAAGATGCGATGAATTCTGTACCGAACGGGCTTAGAGAAGGGGCTCTTGCTTTGGGTTGTACACGTTTTGAAGTTGCATGGAAAGTCGTTGTTCCAGCTGCATTCTCGGGAATTGTTGCAGCAACAGTACTAGCGATTTCACGTGCAATTGGCGAAACTATGATCGTGACGATCGCGGCAGGTGCAACACCTAACCTTACATTCAATCCTTTAGTTTCGATTGAAACGTTAACTGCATTTATTGTGCAGGGGATTAAAGGGGATACAACATTCGGTTCAAACATTTATTACAGTGTTTACGCAGTAGGAATGACATTGTTTGTATTCACCCTTGGAATGAATCTACTTTCTCAATATATTGCTCGCAAATTTAGGGAGGAATACTAA
- a CDS encoding endolytic transglycosylase MltG, with protein MKHTIRAFALGLATATTLLTFTYYQTNDQTESKAFTDQEAITHLESKNYHVLSQSSFEDLKEEKQPSQSQDTESKEDEQEQKDTQKQNQDDTSPQSYSLTIEPGMLSSSISDELKKAGILDDKAKFEVFLKDHEYSRAIQIGTYSITKDMSYEEIAKKITGQ; from the coding sequence ATGAAACACACCATACGTGCTTTTGCATTAGGATTAGCTACAGCAACTACTTTATTAACATTCACTTATTATCAAACCAATGATCAAACTGAGTCAAAAGCATTCACAGACCAAGAAGCTATAACACACTTAGAAAGTAAGAACTATCATGTTTTGAGTCAATCTTCGTTTGAAGATTTAAAAGAAGAGAAGCAGCCATCTCAGTCTCAAGACACAGAGTCAAAAGAAGACGAACAAGAACAAAAGGATACTCAGAAACAAAATCAAGATGATACATCACCACAATCCTATTCATTAACTATTGAGCCAGGTATGCTATCCTCTTCTATTAGTGATGAACTTAAGAAAGCTGGTATTCTTGATGATAAAGCAAAATTTGAAGTGTTCCTGAAGGATCATGAGTATAGTCGAGCTATTCAAATAGGAACCTATAGTATTACGAAAGATATGTCTTACGAAGAAATTGCGAAAAAGATTACTGGTCAATAA
- the pstA gene encoding phosphate ABC transporter permease PstA, whose product MQGMDETKVQKRIKNRLALNKFFRTLFFISTLVGLIVLVLLIARVLTQGLGYFNWNYITSYPAPFPEKSGILAGLGGTIALMLVVAPVSIITGISTALYLEMYAKQNKLTRFIQVNISNLAGVPSIVYGLLGLTFFVYMLEMGYSLLAGGLTLSLLILPVIIVAAQEAIRSVPNDLLEASYGMGATKWQTILRVILPAAIPGMVTGSILALSRAIGETAPLIVVGAATTIYSTPDGLFSKYSAMPIQIYNWVGRPQAEWQFVAAAGIMVLLIVLLLMNATAVFIRNKFQKRL is encoded by the coding sequence ATGCAAGGCATGGATGAAACAAAAGTGCAAAAACGAATAAAAAATCGTTTAGCCTTAAATAAGTTCTTTCGTACGTTATTCTTTATATCCACGCTTGTAGGATTAATTGTTCTTGTCCTGCTAATTGCTCGTGTGTTGACTCAAGGACTTGGATATTTTAATTGGAATTATATTACAAGTTACCCAGCTCCTTTTCCTGAAAAATCGGGAATCTTAGCCGGGTTGGGAGGAACCATAGCTCTAATGCTTGTAGTAGCGCCTGTATCAATTATTACAGGGATTTCAACAGCACTTTATCTAGAGATGTATGCTAAACAAAATAAATTAACTCGTTTTATTCAAGTTAATATTTCAAACTTAGCAGGTGTACCTTCAATCGTTTATGGTTTGTTAGGTTTAACATTCTTTGTTTATATGTTAGAGATGGGTTATTCATTGCTTGCAGGGGGATTAACATTAAGTTTATTAATACTACCTGTAATCATTGTGGCGGCTCAAGAAGCTATTCGTTCTGTTCCCAATGATCTTCTTGAAGCTTCATACGGTATGGGAGCAACAAAATGGCAAACCATTCTACGTGTTATTCTACCAGCAGCAATTCCTGGAATGGTAACCGGATCGATTTTGGCTTTATCACGTGCAATCGGAGAAACAGCACCATTAATTGTTGTTGGTGCAGCTACAACCATTTATAGTACTCCAGACGGCCTTTTCTCGAAATACTCAGCGATGCCGATACAGATATATAACTGGGTAGGGCGTCCTCAAGCAGAATGGCAATTTGTTGCTGCGGCTGGAATTATGGTATTGCTTATCGTCTTATTATTAATGAATGCAACAGCTGTCTTTATTCGAAATAAATTTCAGAAGAGATTATAA
- a CDS encoding MFS transporter produces MSKRLKAILGDVEVNRDLILLLTIGGLYALGIFLSNTFVNIYLWKQSGEYIAIALYNLSIYIMQPITFILAGRWAKKIDRVVVLRLGVIFLSLFFLTVLFAGEQAATYKIVLGSVLGIGYGFYWLAFNVLTFEITEPETRDFFNGFLGLLNSLGGIIGPVLAGYIISRLASNTGYTVIFTISLILFVLAVICSFFLNRRSAKGSFTFKRIIRERKRDGNWKRILYAHIFQGLREGTFLFVISIWVFITTQSEFALGKFNLVYSAFSFLFYYIATRMIKPHMRKWAIFVGGLTLYLALYLILIHLTYPVLLIYAAIIGMAYPIIYVPYLSLTYDVIGKAWHAAEMRIEYIVVRELFLNLGRIISIGIFLLGVSLFSPETVIPYILMIVGVGHFVIYFFVKDVQFTKDTEEESVFVKNKLADHDNR; encoded by the coding sequence ATGAGTAAAAGATTGAAAGCAATTTTAGGAGATGTAGAAGTAAATCGCGATCTTATATTATTGTTAACCATCGGAGGCTTATATGCTCTGGGCATTTTCTTGTCGAATACATTTGTAAACATTTACTTATGGAAACAATCTGGTGAATACATAGCGATTGCTTTATATAATTTGTCTATCTATATCATGCAGCCTATAACATTTATATTAGCTGGGCGATGGGCTAAAAAAATTGACCGAGTCGTTGTACTGCGTCTTGGGGTTATTTTTCTATCCCTGTTTTTCTTAACCGTATTGTTTGCAGGAGAACAAGCTGCTACTTATAAAATTGTACTTGGTTCTGTTTTAGGGATAGGTTATGGGTTTTATTGGCTAGCTTTTAACGTACTTACATTTGAAATTACAGAACCTGAAACTAGAGACTTCTTTAATGGTTTCTTAGGGCTGTTGAATTCACTTGGGGGGATCATTGGCCCTGTATTAGCTGGTTATATAATTTCACGTTTAGCATCAAATACAGGATACACAGTTATTTTTACGATCTCCCTCATTCTCTTTGTTTTAGCTGTAATATGTAGTTTCTTTTTAAATAGAAGGTCTGCAAAAGGAAGTTTTACATTTAAACGAATCATACGCGAGAGAAAACGTGATGGGAATTGGAAACGAATTTTATATGCACACATTTTTCAAGGTTTAAGAGAAGGAACATTTTTATTCGTAATTTCCATATGGGTATTTATCACAACACAAAGTGAATTTGCATTAGGTAAATTTAACTTAGTTTATTCAGCTTTTTCTTTCTTATTTTACTATATTGCAACGAGAATGATTAAGCCGCACATGCGGAAATGGGCTATTTTTGTAGGTGGGCTAACGCTTTATTTGGCTCTATATTTAATACTCATTCACTTAACATATCCTGTTTTACTGATTTATGCTGCGATTATCGGAATGGCTTATCCAATTATCTATGTCCCTTATTTATCTCTAACATATGATGTAATCGGTAAGGCTTGGCATGCAGCAGAAATGCGTATTGAATATATTGTGGTCCGTGAATTATTTTTGAACTTAGGTCGAATCATTTCCATTGGTATCTTCCTATTGGGAGTATCCTTATTCTCGCCGGAAACGGTTATTCCATATATTTTAATGATCGTTGGAGTAGGGCATTTCGTGATCTATTTCTTTGTTAAAGATGTGCAATTTACTAAGGATACAGAGGAAGAATCCGTGTTTGTCAAAAATAAATTAGCCGATCATGATAATCGGTAA
- a CDS encoding superoxide dismutase, which yields MAKFELPELPYAYDALEPHIDKETMNIHHTKHHAGYVNKLNAALEGHADLQDKSLDQLLGNLDAVPEDIRTAVRRNGGGHSNHSLFWTIMSPNGGGEPTGELADKINEKFGSFENFKEKFADTAKGRFGSGWAWLVVNNGELELMDTLNQDAPVMEGKTPILGLDVWEHAYYLNYQNRRPDYIAAFWNVVNWDEVAKRYVAAK from the coding sequence ATGGCTAAATTTGAACTACCTGAATTACCTTATGCTTATGATGCACTTGAACCACACATTGACAAAGAAACTATGAATATTCACCACACAAAGCACCATGCTGGCTATGTGAACAAGCTTAATGCTGCGCTAGAGGGGCATGCTGACCTACAAGATAAATCACTTGATCAACTTCTTGGTAACCTTGATGCAGTACCAGAAGATATCCGTACTGCAGTTCGTCGTAACGGTGGAGGACACTCTAACCACTCTCTATTCTGGACAATCATGTCCCCAAATGGTGGCGGCGAGCCAACAGGCGAACTTGCTGACAAGATCAACGAAAAATTTGGCAGCTTCGAAAACTTCAAAGAGAAGTTCGCTGACACAGCAAAAGGCCGTTTCGGTTCTGGCTGGGCTTGGTTAGTTGTAAATAATGGTGAACTTGAATTAATGGACACATTAAATCAAGATGCTCCAGTAATGGAAGGTAAAACACCTATCCTTGGACTAGACGTTTGGGAGCACGCTTACTATCTTAACTACCAAAACCGTCGTCCTGACTACATTGCTGCATTCTGGAATGTAGTAAACTGGGATGAAGTTGCTAAGCGTTACGTAGCAGCTAAATAA
- a CDS encoding Na/Pi cotransporter family protein, whose protein sequence is MEGVNVQEMIFQFVGGLGIFLFGLKFMGDGLQKSAGDRLRDLLDKFTTNPFMGVLAGALVTMLIQSSSGTTVLTVGLVNAGFMTLRQAIGVIMGANIGTTVTAFIIGIELKEYGLPILAVGALLLFFFKSKKVTYLGQTLFGFGALFYGLKLMSNGMKPLRGLETFQDLTLSMSEQPILGVVIGTLFTVIVQSSSATIGVLQGLFEQGAISLDAALPVLFGDNIGTTITAVLAAIGASVAAKRAAFTHVIFNVVGTTLFLILLQLYTPFIEYLKDALGLNEEMTIAFAHGLFNFTNMLIQFPFIGLLALIVTKLIPGDDTAVDQKPQHLDPIFIEQSPSLALDQAKEEVMRMGEFAYKGLEETSQYLNNHQRKHADMALQYEEALNNLDRKITDYLVNLSGSSLTELESSKHSALIDSVRDIERIGDHFENIIELVDYKISNKVHLTEQAQDDLNDMLNLTLITVKQAMKSLETMDREEALAVVQKENQIDQYERSYRKKHIIRMNNGLCTGPAGIVFVDIISNLERIGDHAVNIAEEVLGKEAQ, encoded by the coding sequence ATGGAAGGCGTTAATGTTCAGGAAATGATATTTCAATTTGTCGGTGGTTTGGGTATCTTCCTATTTGGTTTAAAGTTCATGGGAGACGGGCTTCAAAAATCAGCAGGAGACCGTTTACGTGACCTTTTAGACAAATTTACTACAAACCCGTTTATGGGTGTGCTAGCTGGTGCACTTGTAACGATGCTAATCCAAAGTAGCTCGGGTACAACAGTATTAACGGTAGGGCTTGTAAACGCAGGCTTTATGACGTTAAGACAGGCAATCGGAGTTATAATGGGAGCAAACATTGGTACTACGGTAACAGCATTTATTATTGGTATTGAGTTAAAAGAATATGGTTTACCAATATTAGCTGTAGGTGCCTTGCTGTTATTCTTCTTTAAGAGTAAAAAGGTTACTTACTTGGGACAAACCTTATTTGGGTTTGGTGCCCTTTTCTATGGTCTGAAGCTTATGAGTAACGGAATGAAACCTTTACGTGGGTTAGAAACATTCCAAGACTTAACTCTAAGTATGAGTGAACAGCCAATTTTAGGTGTAGTTATTGGTACATTGTTCACCGTAATTGTTCAAAGTTCTTCAGCAACAATTGGTGTATTGCAAGGATTATTTGAACAAGGTGCAATTAGCCTGGATGCAGCATTACCAGTATTGTTTGGGGATAACATTGGAACGACAATTACGGCTGTACTAGCAGCTATTGGTGCAAGTGTTGCAGCTAAGCGTGCTGCATTTACTCACGTAATCTTCAACGTGGTGGGGACAACGTTATTCCTAATTCTATTACAGTTGTACACACCATTTATAGAATATTTAAAGGATGCATTAGGTCTGAATGAAGAGATGACGATTGCATTCGCGCATGGTTTATTTAACTTCACAAACATGCTAATACAATTCCCGTTCATTGGATTGTTAGCATTAATTGTGACGAAGTTAATTCCTGGTGATGATACGGCTGTGGATCAGAAACCACAGCACCTTGACCCAATTTTTATTGAGCAATCTCCATCACTTGCATTAGACCAAGCTAAAGAAGAAGTTATGCGTATGGGTGAGTTTGCTTACAAAGGACTTGAAGAAACAAGCCAGTATTTAAACAACCATCAACGTAAACATGCGGATATGGCTCTTCAATATGAGGAAGCTCTAAATAATTTAGATAGAAAAATTACCGATTATCTTGTGAATCTCTCGGGTTCTTCATTAACTGAATTAGAAAGCTCAAAACACTCTGCTTTAATTGATTCAGTTCGTGATATTGAACGTATTGGTGATCACTTTGAAAATATTATTGAACTTGTAGATTATAAAATCTCTAATAAGGTTCATTTAACAGAACAAGCTCAAGATGACTTGAACGACATGTTAAATCTAACCCTTATTACAGTAAAACAAGCTATGAAATCTCTTGAAACAATGGATCGTGAAGAGGCGTTAGCTGTTGTACAAAAAGAAAATCAAATAGATCAGTACGAACGTTCTTACCGTAAAAAGCACATTATTCGTATGAACAATGGCTTATGTACCGGCCCTGCTGGTATTGTGTTTGTTGATATCATCTCTAACTTAGAACGTATTGGAGATCATGCAGTAAACATTGCTGAAGAAGTGCTAGGAAAAGAAGCTCAGTAA
- a CDS encoding penicillin-binding protein 2: protein MGKKKKKNKSHLPFRLNILFFVVFMLFSALILQLGVVQILHGQEAQEEIDRTENVTTKIPVPRGKMYDRYGNLLVDNKPLYSITYTPMKTTDAQERLAIAQKLAEYIQKYDPDDNEVTLRDKQDYWILTEENPYKERLTKDERNWTEEEKEAGEPSPYEILLDRIKAEDLKFSSHELDVIAIKRELDQAYALSPHVIKNQGVTTAEYARVAEHLTELPGVNVTTDWNRKYPYNTSFRSYIGAINSIPKNRLEYFLSRGYTRNDRVGTSGLEQMFETVLKGQKEHIQHTTNSDQELVNSKVVQEGERGKDLVLTVDMELQKRLDKIVQKELKAAIDKFPNKNQYMDDAYAVAMDPQTGEILAISGQKWDRDENKFVDTSYLAANGKYEPGSAVKAATLLAGYEEGVVTKGESIYDSPIKLQGTDEKSSYRNLGEINDIEALKYSSNVYMFHIAMRIGGDPTYEPNEKLDFNPEQFQVMRNYYSQFGLGTETGARLPDNLTPSRDKGDEIFGGKMMDLAIGQYDTYTTLQLAQYISTIANDGYRMKPQFVKEIREPVAKRGKVGSVVESKEPKVMNKITIEDHYLQRVQKGLREVFLSGGTAHTYFKDADYEAAGKTGTAQRFHYEPVKDKNGEIIRDEDGNVKDYERIPVENLTLVGYAPYENPEIAFAVVVPDTGVITSGGYQYPTNKKIGRGLLDTYFELKKQRAEGKDVSNQSDESKEGQKKDEDSEGTNQDSE from the coding sequence ATGGGGAAAAAGAAGAAAAAGAATAAATCGCACCTTCCCTTTCGATTAAATATTTTATTTTTCGTTGTATTTATGTTGTTTTCTGCACTTATTTTACAATTAGGTGTAGTTCAGATCTTGCATGGTCAAGAAGCACAGGAAGAGATAGATCGTACGGAAAATGTAACAACAAAAATACCCGTTCCAAGAGGGAAAATGTATGACCGATACGGAAATCTTTTGGTCGACAATAAGCCACTTTATTCAATCACATATACACCAATGAAAACAACTGATGCACAGGAAAGGCTAGCAATAGCACAAAAATTAGCCGAATATATTCAAAAATACGATCCTGATGATAATGAGGTTACACTTCGTGATAAGCAGGATTATTGGATACTTACTGAGGAAAATCCATATAAAGAACGTCTTACAAAGGATGAACGGAACTGGACAGAGGAGGAAAAAGAAGCCGGAGAACCTTCCCCTTATGAAATTCTTTTAGATCGAATAAAAGCTGAAGACCTGAAATTCTCTAGTCATGAGCTTGACGTCATTGCGATTAAGCGGGAATTGGATCAAGCATATGCTCTATCTCCACATGTCATTAAAAATCAAGGTGTAACAACTGCGGAGTATGCTCGAGTTGCAGAACATTTGACTGAATTGCCTGGTGTTAATGTGACAACTGATTGGAATCGGAAATATCCTTATAATACTTCCTTCAGGAGCTATATTGGTGCTATTAACTCAATTCCTAAAAACAGGCTAGAATATTTCTTATCTCGTGGATACACACGAAATGACCGTGTAGGAACGAGTGGCTTAGAGCAAATGTTTGAAACAGTTCTTAAAGGTCAAAAGGAACATATTCAACACACCACAAATAGTGATCAGGAATTGGTGAATTCTAAAGTTGTTCAAGAAGGAGAGCGAGGAAAAGACCTTGTTCTTACCGTAGATATGGAACTACAAAAGCGTTTAGATAAAATTGTACAAAAAGAGTTAAAAGCAGCTATTGATAAGTTTCCAAACAAAAACCAGTACATGGACGATGCTTACGCCGTAGCTATGGATCCTCAAACGGGTGAAATTCTTGCGATATCAGGTCAAAAGTGGGATCGTGATGAAAATAAGTTCGTTGATACATCCTATCTTGCAGCTAATGGTAAGTATGAACCGGGGTCTGCTGTGAAGGCTGCAACCTTATTAGCTGGATATGAAGAAGGGGTCGTTACAAAAGGTGAATCTATTTACGATTCTCCTATTAAGTTACAAGGGACGGATGAGAAGAGCTCTTATAGGAATTTAGGCGAGATAAATGATATTGAAGCCTTAAAATATTCATCCAACGTATACATGTTCCATATTGCCATGCGTATAGGCGGGGACCCTACTTATGAACCTAATGAAAAATTAGATTTTAATCCTGAACAATTCCAAGTTATGCGTAACTACTATAGTCAATTTGGATTGGGTACCGAGACAGGAGCGCGTCTGCCTGATAACTTAACCCCTAGCCGTGACAAAGGTGATGAAATCTTTGGTGGTAAAATGATGGACTTAGCTATTGGTCAGTATGACACATATACAACATTACAACTTGCCCAATACATTTCTACCATTGCGAATGATGGATACCGTATGAAGCCGCAATTTGTAAAGGAAATTAGAGAGCCTGTTGCTAAACGTGGCAAAGTTGGGTCTGTAGTTGAATCTAAGGAACCAAAAGTTATGAACAAAATAACAATAGAAGACCATTACCTACAACGTGTACAAAAAGGGTTAAGAGAAGTGTTCTTATCAGGTGGTACAGCACATACTTACTTTAAGGATGCTGATTATGAGGCAGCTGGTAAAACTGGAACAGCTCAGCGTTTTCACTATGAACCTGTGAAAGATAAAAACGGCGAAATTATACGTGATGAAGATGGGAATGTAAAAGACTACGAACGAATTCCAGTAGAGAACTTAACACTTGTTGGTTATGCGCCATATGAAAACCCTGAAATAGCTTTTGCTGTTGTGGTACCTGATACAGGTGTTATTACTAGTGGAGGTTATCAATACCCAACGAATAAAAAAATCGGTAGAGGTTTGCTTGATACTTACTTTGAACTAAAGAAACAAAGAGCTGAGGGTAAGGATGTTTCAAACCAAAGTGATGAAAGTAAAGAAGGTCAAAAAAAAGACGAAGATTCTGAAGGAACGAATCAAGACTCTGAATAA
- the phoU gene encoding phosphate signaling complex protein PhoU encodes MEMRGQFHEDLDKLKFSIKRLAVEAVQAFDESIEALYAHDVDAAQKIRERDVKLDKEELDINEQAILLIAKQQPVATDLRRLIVAIKISSDLERMADHATNIAKSTIHLGKDHDLTIHPALRQMADKAKAMVDTAIDAFEYEDVSLARKLAEMDDEIDKMYGEVIREMLEQTANDPQKIQHIMQMAFGARYIERFADHITNIGENIFYLVKGESFDLNK; translated from the coding sequence ATGGAAATGCGTGGTCAGTTTCATGAAGATTTAGATAAGCTGAAATTTAGTATTAAACGATTAGCTGTAGAGGCAGTTCAAGCATTTGATGAATCCATTGAGGCATTGTATGCTCATGACGTTGATGCTGCTCAAAAAATCAGGGAACGTGATGTGAAGTTGGACAAAGAAGAGCTTGATATTAATGAGCAAGCCATCCTTCTTATCGCAAAACAACAACCTGTTGCGACAGATTTAAGACGTTTAATTGTTGCAATCAAAATTTCTTCAGACTTAGAGCGTATGGCAGATCATGCGACGAACATTGCTAAGAGTACGATCCATCTAGGAAAAGACCATGACCTTACTATTCATCCTGCTTTACGCCAAATGGCAGATAAAGCAAAAGCAATGGTTGATACTGCGATTGATGCGTTTGAATATGAGGATGTGTCATTAGCTCGTAAGCTTGCTGAAATGGATGATGAAATTGATAAGATGTACGGTGAAGTCATCCGTGAAATGCTTGAACAAACAGCAAATGATCCTCAAAAAATTCAGCACATCATGCAGATGGCATTTGGTGCTCGTTATATTGAACGCTTTGCAGACCATATTACAAATATCGGTGAGAACATTTTCTACCTTGTAAAAGGTGAATCGTTCGACTTAAATAAGTAA
- a CDS encoding PstS family phosphate ABC transporter substrate-binding protein: MKSFKNLALLFTLTLVLGALAACGNAPNEGNNAEGGNGEGNLSGSVAIDGSSTVHPIMEVITYNYREEAPNVETSLGVSGSGGGFKKFTRGDTDLSNASRPIKEEEKKIAKENGIEYKELKVAYDGLSVVVSKKNDFLKNITVKQLQEIFLAEAGNKKWSDVNPEWPDKPIKIYSPGHDSGTFDYFNEAILKEKEMVSNKNVTLHEDDNVLVKGIKNDPYAIGYFGYAYYLENKDSLKVLGIDNGDGNPVKPNGETIQDGSYDPLSRPLYTYVSKESLKNKPQVVDFTTFALKNAGSAAEDVGYVALPEEKYKKQIEEVKEIAGK, translated from the coding sequence ATGAAAAGTTTCAAGAATTTAGCACTACTATTTACACTTACCCTTGTACTTGGTGCACTTGCAGCATGCGGAAATGCACCTAACGAAGGCAACAATGCTGAAGGTGGAAACGGCGAAGGAAACCTTTCCGGATCTGTTGCTATTGATGGTTCTTCCACTGTACACCCTATCATGGAAGTAATCACATATAACTACCGCGAAGAAGCACCAAATGTTGAAACTTCTCTAGGCGTTTCTGGGTCAGGTGGCGGATTCAAGAAGTTCACTCGCGGAGACACAGATTTAAGTAACGCTTCTCGCCCTATTAAAGAAGAAGAAAAGAAAATCGCTAAAGAAAACGGCATTGAATACAAAGAACTTAAAGTAGCTTATGACGGTCTTTCTGTAGTTGTAAGTAAGAAGAATGACTTTCTAAAAAACATTACAGTTAAGCAGCTTCAAGAGATTTTCCTTGCTGAAGCAGGTAACAAAAAATGGTCAGATGTTAATCCTGAATGGCCAGACAAGCCAATCAAAATCTATAGCCCTGGACATGACTCTGGTACTTTCGATTACTTCAATGAAGCAATCCTTAAAGAAAAAGAAATGGTATCTAACAAAAACGTAACACTTCACGAAGATGACAACGTACTTGTAAAAGGTATCAAGAACGATCCTTATGCTATTGGTTACTTCGGTTATGCTTACTACCTTGAAAACAAAGATAGCCTTAAAGTGCTAGGTATTGATAATGGTGATGGAAACCCTGTTAAACCTAATGGTGAAACAATCCAAGATGGTTCTTATGATCCTCTTTCTCGTCCATTATACACTTATGTAAGTAAAGAGTCTCTTAAGAATAAACCACAGGTTGTTGACTTCACTACATTCGCACTGAAAAACGCAGGTTCTGCAGCTGAAGACGTTGGTTATGTAGCACTTCCAGAAGAGAAGTACAAGAAGCAAATTGAAGAAGTTAAAGAGATCGCTGGCAAGTAA
- the pstB gene encoding phosphate ABC transporter ATP-binding protein PstB has translation MANATKQNETVFNVKDLNLWYGDDQALYDINMDIVQNQVTAIIGPSGCGKSTYLKTLNRMVETVPIVRISGSIKYKNEEIFDEKYKKEDLRTKVGMVFQKPNPFPKSIYENVAYGPRIHGIKDKKTLDQIVEKSLRDAAIWDEVKDRLNENAYGLSGGQQQRLCIARCLAIEPDVILMDEPTSALDPISTLKVEELVQELKKKYSIIIVTHNMQQAARISDKTAFFLNGEMVEFTETDTLFSTPSDKRTEDYITGRFG, from the coding sequence ATGGCTAATGCTACAAAACAAAATGAAACCGTGTTTAACGTAAAAGATTTAAATCTTTGGTATGGTGACGATCAGGCGCTATATGATATCAACATGGATATCGTTCAAAATCAAGTAACTGCAATCATCGGCCCTTCAGGTTGTGGAAAATCCACATATTTAAAGACGTTGAATCGTATGGTAGAAACAGTGCCAATTGTAAGAATTTCAGGTTCTATTAAATATAAAAACGAAGAAATTTTTGATGAAAAATATAAAAAAGAAGATCTTCGCACAAAAGTAGGTATGGTATTCCAAAAGCCGAATCCATTCCCTAAGTCTATTTACGAAAACGTAGCTTATGGACCTCGCATTCATGGTATTAAGGATAAGAAAACCTTAGACCAAATTGTTGAGAAGAGTTTACGCGATGCAGCCATTTGGGATGAGGTGAAAGATCGCTTAAACGAAAATGCTTATGGGCTATCAGGTGGTCAGCAACAACGTCTTTGTATTGCACGTTGTCTAGCTATTGAACCAGATGTCATCTTAATGGACGAACCGACATCTGCTCTTGACCCGATTTCAACCCTGAAAGTAGAAGAGCTAGTTCAAGAGCTGAAAAAGAAATACAGCATCATCATTGTAACGCATAACATGCAACAAGCAGCTCGTATCTCTGACAAAACAGCTTTCTTCTTAAATGGAGAAATGGTAGAATTTACTGAAACAGATACACTATTCTCTACTCCTTCTGATAAACGAACAGAAGATTATATCACAGGCCGATTTGGTTAA